In Oceanithermus desulfurans, a single window of DNA contains:
- a CDS encoding UbiX family flavin prenyltransferase: MKRIVVGVSGASGMPYARNLLGQLAVREGVEVHLIVSRGARRVYAREGGDPAELAVHADVVYDPDDLGAAPASGSFPTAGMVVVPASATTVGKLAAGIADNLLLRAAYVHLKERRPLVVVPREAPLPEVTLEALLKLARAGAVILPASPGFYHRPETIDDLLGFVSQRILDHLGLEGDGARWGG; the protein is encoded by the coding sequence GTGAAGCGCATCGTCGTGGGGGTCAGCGGAGCGTCGGGAATGCCCTACGCCCGCAACCTGCTGGGCCAGCTGGCGGTTCGCGAGGGCGTCGAGGTCCACCTGATCGTCAGCCGGGGGGCGCGCCGGGTCTACGCCCGCGAAGGGGGCGATCCCGCGGAGCTGGCGGTGCACGCCGACGTGGTCTACGACCCCGACGACCTGGGCGCGGCTCCGGCCTCGGGCAGCTTCCCCACCGCGGGGATGGTGGTGGTGCCGGCGAGCGCCACCACCGTGGGCAAGCTGGCCGCCGGGATCGCCGACAACCTGTTGCTGCGGGCCGCCTACGTGCACCTCAAGGAGCGGCGGCCGCTCGTCGTGGTGCCGCGGGAGGCGCCGCTGCCGGAGGTGACGCTCGAGGCCCTGCTCAAGCTGGCCCGGGCGGGCGCCGTGATCCTGCCGGCCAGCCCCGGCTTCTACCACCGGCCCGAGACGATCGACGACCTGCTCGGCTTCGTTTCGCAGCGCATCCTCGACCACCTGGGCCTCGAGGGCGACGGGGCGCGCTGGGGAGGTTAG
- the ispD gene encoding 2-C-methyl-D-erythritol 4-phosphate cytidylyltransferase, translating into MPPFATVSVLVPAAGQGTRLGRGPKAFVRVGGRTLLEWVLAAFAWADEVRVALPPGVPPPPAAANVRFVPGGAERQESVARLLEGAGGDVVLVHDAARPFVVPAVVDRLLAAVAGSGAAVPVVPLPDTLIEPEEGRYGPALDRSRYALVQTPQAFFREVLAEAHQLARAEGRTATDEAQLVRALGYPVELVPGDRRMFKVTFPEDLALAEALARVWEERPE; encoded by the coding sequence GTGCCTCCGTTCGCGACCGTCTCCGTCCTCGTCCCCGCCGCCGGCCAGGGGACGCGGCTGGGGCGCGGCCCCAAGGCCTTCGTGCGGGTGGGCGGCCGCACCCTGCTCGAATGGGTGCTCGCAGCCTTCGCCTGGGCCGACGAGGTGCGGGTGGCCCTGCCGCCCGGGGTTCCCCCGCCCCCGGCTGCGGCGAACGTCCGCTTCGTTCCTGGCGGCGCCGAGCGCCAGGAGAGCGTGGCGCGGTTGCTGGAGGGGGCGGGCGGCGACGTCGTGCTCGTGCACGACGCGGCGCGGCCGTTCGTGGTGCCCGCGGTCGTGGACCGGCTCCTGGCGGCCGTGGCCGGCAGCGGCGCGGCGGTGCCTGTGGTTCCGCTGCCCGACACCCTGATCGAGCCCGAAGAGGGGCGCTACGGGCCCGCGCTCGACCGCTCCCGCTACGCGCTGGTGCAGACGCCCCAGGCCTTCTTCCGCGAGGTTCTGGCCGAGGCGCACCAGCTGGCGCGGGCCGAAGGGCGCACGGCCACCGACGAGGCGCAGCTGGTGCGGGCACTGGGTTATCCGGTGGAACTGGTTCCCGGCGACCGCCGCATGTTCAAGGTCACCTTCCCCGAAGACCTGGCCCTGGCCGAGGCGCTGGCGCGCGTTTGGGAGGAACGGCCGGAATGA